One genomic region from Granulicatella adiacens ATCC 49175 encodes:
- a CDS encoding SprT family protein, giving the protein MNEHELQNLTEEISRTSFHREFTHKITYNNRLRSSGGRYLLKTGNIEINPNIEDKLGIEALIGVIKHELCHYHLHQMGRGYRHRDQDFKQLLHQVGGSRFVERMREPNFIYECTSCHHRYPRMRKMNTNRYVCGKCRGKLILLD; this is encoded by the coding sequence ATGAACGAACACGAATTACAAAACTTAACCGAGGAGATTTCGCGCACGTCTTTTCACCGCGAATTCACGCACAAAATCACTTATAACAATCGTCTACGTTCTAGCGGTGGTCGTTATCTTCTGAAGACGGGAAATATCGAGATAAATCCAAATATAGAAGACAAACTCGGAATCGAAGCACTTATTGGTGTTATCAAACATGAGCTTTGCCATTATCATCTTCATCAAATGGGTCGTGGCTACCGTCACCGAGACCAGGACTTTAAACAACTCCTTCATCAAGTGGGCGGCAGTCGCTTTGTCGAACGAATGAGAGAGCCGAACTTCATTTACGAATGTACATCGTGCCATCACCGCTACCCTAGAATGCGCAAGATGAACACGAACCGCTACGTATGTGGAAAATGTCGTGGAAAATTAATCCTTTTAGATTGA
- a CDS encoding TrkH family potassium uptake protein, protein MNIKTVRYFVGKMLQVEAALLALPLIVSFIYQESHTQKLAYAGTILMLLVIGSLLSFKKPEPLKIMARDGVVTVALSWILLSFFGGLPFVFTGEIPNVVDAFFETASGLTTTGSSIIPDLSVLAHSSLFWRSFTHLVGGMGVLVFALAILPSHGSESVQLMRAEVPGPVFGKLVSKLAHTAQILYMIYLAMTSVLVIILVVFQVPLFDALLLAFGTAGTGGFGINNAGFSIYANPAAVEWIIGVGMMLFGINFNLYYFILLGAVKDVIKDEEMRTYVGIVLSFTMIIFTVLTITQTALGVPIRSVFFTVSSIITTTGYSTVDFGLWGVFPHALLLLLMFIGGCAGSTAGGIKVSRVIVYFKSAIAELKRMGQPRRVFVPTMNGKPIDNKMEKSIANYLIVYVLFFLVLLLCVSFEAGDFTTAFSSVAATFNNIGPGLGQVGPTSNFSMYSDFNTFVLSIGMIAGRLEIYPIIMLFSPTTMKAFTRRR, encoded by the coding sequence ATGAATATAAAAACAGTTCGCTATTTTGTGGGAAAAATGCTTCAAGTTGAAGCAGCACTTTTAGCTTTACCACTAATTGTTAGCTTTATTTATCAAGAGTCACACACTCAAAAACTAGCTTATGCTGGTACGATTCTGATGCTGCTTGTGATTGGCTCTCTCTTAAGCTTTAAAAAACCTGAGCCGCTTAAAATTATGGCTCGGGACGGGGTTGTTACCGTTGCGTTGAGTTGGATTTTACTCTCTTTCTTTGGAGGATTACCTTTTGTCTTTACGGGGGAAATTCCTAATGTGGTAGATGCCTTCTTTGAAACAGCAAGTGGATTAACAACAACGGGTTCAAGCATTATTCCAGACCTTTCTGTATTAGCACATTCTTCATTATTTTGGAGAAGTTTCACTCACTTAGTCGGTGGGATGGGGGTACTGGTTTTTGCACTTGCGATTCTACCAAGTCATGGTTCTGAATCCGTGCAATTAATGCGTGCGGAAGTCCCTGGACCTGTGTTTGGAAAACTTGTTTCAAAATTAGCGCATACAGCGCAAATCTTATATATGATTTATTTAGCAATGACTTCCGTACTAGTGATTATTCTAGTCGTCTTCCAAGTACCACTCTTTGATGCATTGCTTCTAGCGTTTGGTACAGCTGGAACAGGTGGTTTCGGGATTAACAATGCTGGATTTAGTATTTACGCCAATCCTGCAGCTGTGGAATGGATTATCGGAGTAGGGATGATGCTCTTTGGAATCAACTTTAACTTGTACTACTTTATTCTTTTAGGCGCTGTTAAAGACGTTATCAAAGATGAAGAAATGCGTACGTATGTCGGAATCGTCCTTAGCTTTACGATGATTATCTTTACCGTATTGACGATTACTCAAACGGCTTTAGGAGTTCCAATTCGTAGCGTCTTCTTCACGGTATCGTCGATTATTACGACAACGGGATATTCAACGGTCGACTTTGGACTCTGGGGAGTATTCCCACATGCCTTGCTTCTTCTACTAATGTTTATTGGGGGATGCGCAGGGTCAACAGCAGGGGGGATTAAAGTTTCTCGTGTCATCGTGTACTTCAAGAGTGCGATTGCCGAATTAAAGCGCATGGGACAACCTCGCCGTGTCTTTGTTCCAACGATGAATGGAAAACCAATTGACAATAAGATGGAGAAGAGTATTGCCAACTACTTAATCGTCTATGTACTGTTCTTCCTCGTATTGTTACTCTGCGTTTCATTTGAAGCAGGCGATTTTACAACAGCCTTCTCAAGTGTAGCTGCAACCTTTAACAACATCGGGCCAGGGCTTGGTCAAGTTGGGCCTACAAGCAACTTCTCGATGTATTCGGATTTCAATACATTTGTCCTTTCAATTGGGATGATTGCAGGACGTTTGGAAATTTATCCAATCATTATGCTTTTCTCTCCAACAACTATGAAGGCATTTACTCGAAGACGTTAA
- the trkA gene encoding Trk system potassium transporter TrkA, with protein sequence MKIVVVGGGKVGEVICQELSTEENDIVLIDKNQDLIDRLLNKFDIMGICGNGASYDILVEAGVENCDIFISVTEMDEINIIASILAKKIGAEYTVARVRNPEYSQQLQLIRESLGISLLINPELSTARDIANNFNYPSALSVENFVGNRVSLLELEINEGSRLAGLSLKEVRNRFESILICVIHRNEQSFIPDGDSTLEAGDHVYITGAYPDLRNFLKLTGQETKSVSSAVIVGGGRITYYLLNMLKQTKIDTKVIEVNEERSETLSYAFPHTTVIHADGTDHDVLEEQRITEYDVFVSMTGIDEENLILSAYAKQQGVQKIITKMSRPALLKVFKGFDSQSVVTPKHIVANEIIQFVRSRSNTQGSNVEALYRLADNQVEALQFRVQKNSAICGIPLSELKTKSNLLIAFIVRGQQLIYPAGNDTIEPFDKVIVVTTEKDFDDINDILE encoded by the coding sequence ATGAAAATTGTTGTTGTCGGTGGGGGGAAAGTCGGCGAAGTCATTTGCCAAGAACTCTCAACGGAAGAAAATGACATTGTATTGATTGATAAAAATCAAGATTTAATTGATCGACTCTTAAACAAATTCGATATAATGGGAATTTGTGGAAATGGTGCTAGTTACGACATTCTTGTAGAAGCAGGAGTGGAAAACTGTGATATCTTTATTTCCGTAACGGAAATGGATGAAATTAATATTATTGCGTCAATTCTTGCGAAAAAAATTGGAGCGGAATATACAGTTGCACGTGTGCGTAATCCTGAGTATTCACAACAATTACAACTCATTCGTGAAAGTTTAGGAATTTCATTACTGATTAACCCTGAGCTTTCGACAGCTCGTGATATCGCGAATAACTTTAATTATCCTTCTGCATTAAGTGTAGAAAATTTTGTTGGAAATCGTGTGAGCTTACTGGAATTAGAAATCAACGAAGGATCACGTCTTGCTGGATTATCTTTAAAAGAAGTGCGTAATCGTTTTGAATCCATCTTAATCTGTGTGATTCATCGTAACGAGCAAAGCTTTATTCCGGACGGAGATTCAACACTAGAAGCAGGAGATCATGTGTATATTACTGGAGCTTATCCTGACTTACGTAATTTCTTAAAATTAACAGGACAAGAAACGAAGAGTGTCTCTTCGGCCGTGATTGTTGGTGGTGGTCGTATCACCTATTACTTACTCAATATGTTGAAACAAACTAAAATCGATACGAAAGTGATTGAAGTGAATGAAGAGCGCAGTGAAACTTTAAGCTATGCATTTCCACATACAACAGTAATTCATGCTGACGGAACTGATCACGATGTATTAGAGGAACAACGCATTACAGAATATGATGTGTTTGTATCGATGACAGGGATTGATGAGGAAAACTTAATCCTTTCTGCATATGCAAAGCAACAAGGCGTCCAAAAGATTATTACGAAGATGAGTCGTCCAGCTCTTCTTAAAGTATTTAAAGGTTTTGACAGCCAATCAGTTGTGACTCCAAAACATATCGTAGCTAATGAAATTATTCAATTCGTTCGTTCACGTTCAAATACTCAAGGGTCAAATGTTGAAGCATTATACCGTTTAGCAGATAACCAAGTTGAAGCACTGCAATTCCGTGTTCAAAAGAATAGTGCGATTTGTGGCATTCCACTATCAGAACTCAAAACAAAATCAAATCTCTTGATTGCGTTTATAGTTCGTGGACAACAACTAATCTATCCTGCCGGAAATGATACCATTGAACCATTTGATAAGGTAATCGTCGTGACAACGGAAAAAGACTTTGACGACATTAACGACATTTTGGAATAG
- a CDS encoding DUF1002 domain-containing protein produces MKKWVKGTAIVLALMGLSMKSAYAIDTTTINEKWGKPTVVYGGGLNESQIKQTSELLGIKDSNTVKTEKATGQDMIKYLGSGDGNTSVMISSVMVQKKDKGTGVKVRIKTPENITLVTAEQYANAAITAGVTDAEIEVAAVSKVTGESALTGVYKAFEANGIQLDAKRTEVAQQELEVTNKIAQENANQKGFDSSKLDKAMIEIKKELAELKQKQGQLATKEDIERIINNALKNNSLQNVISKDQINALVAFAQNYQNTSAIDSKQVLEQLNSLSKSVGEKINSLVEQAKNEGWLDKIAQFFTSIFESIKNLFNQQ; encoded by the coding sequence ATGAAGAAATGGGTGAAAGGAACCGCAATCGTCCTTGCATTGATGGGATTATCCATGAAGAGTGCATATGCCATTGATACTACGACCATCAATGAAAAATGGGGCAAACCGACCGTTGTTTATGGCGGAGGATTAAATGAATCACAAATTAAACAGACATCAGAGTTATTAGGAATTAAAGATTCGAATACAGTGAAAACCGAAAAAGCAACTGGGCAAGATATGATTAAATATCTTGGAAGTGGAGATGGAAACACTTCTGTTATGATTTCTTCAGTGATGGTTCAAAAGAAAGATAAAGGAACTGGTGTGAAGGTTCGTATTAAGACTCCTGAAAACATCACCCTAGTGACAGCTGAGCAATATGCTAATGCGGCCATCACTGCTGGAGTAACTGATGCAGAAATTGAAGTAGCAGCAGTATCAAAGGTAACTGGAGAGTCCGCTTTAACAGGTGTATATAAAGCCTTCGAAGCAAACGGGATTCAGCTGGACGCCAAACGTACTGAAGTAGCTCAACAGGAATTAGAAGTGACGAATAAAATCGCGCAAGAGAATGCAAACCAAAAAGGATTCGATTCCTCAAAACTCGATAAAGCGATGATTGAAATCAAAAAAGAACTTGCAGAACTCAAACAAAAGCAAGGACAACTAGCAACTAAGGAAGATATCGAACGCATTATTAATAATGCCTTGAAGAATAATTCATTGCAAAATGTGATTTCTAAAGATCAAATTAATGCGTTAGTCGCTTTTGCACAAAACTACCAAAACACAAGTGCGATTGATTCCAAACAAGTATTAGAGCAATTAAATAGCTTGTCAAAATCAGTCGGCGAAAAGATTAACAGCTTAGTCGAACAAGCCAAAAACGAAGGATGGTTGGATAAAATTGCCCAATTTTTCACTTCCATCTTTGAAAGTATTAAAAATCTATTCAATCAACAATAG